One window of the Parasphingopyxis algicola genome contains the following:
- a CDS encoding phytanoyl-CoA dioxygenase family protein, which yields MARGEDAIAEADIAQWLGGRSFADCKAEFDEAGYIIFENVLDADAVARQRAALQPWLEADVTGRNDFEGLKSNRVYAMLAKSPVFAELVIHPLALAFAEADLGRSCLLSACLAINLQPGETVQPWHYDDSHLRVDRPRDSFGVSTFWAIDPMTEDNGATELLPGSHEWPENSIDGANTAADFANTEVRDVDDDPGARDDAIKAMMPAGSLMVTKGTLWHRGGANRSGAPRLIVTPQYCPGWARQLENMAMTMTPEQAATLPERARELIGYSIHPPFMGYVDGMHPNRVLEGENRQGA from the coding sequence ATGGCGCGGGGCGAAGACGCCATCGCCGAAGCCGATATCGCGCAGTGGCTCGGCGGCCGCTCCTTCGCCGATTGCAAAGCCGAGTTCGACGAGGCCGGCTATATCATCTTCGAAAACGTGCTCGACGCCGACGCGGTGGCGCGGCAACGCGCGGCGTTGCAGCCCTGGCTCGAAGCGGATGTCACCGGGCGCAACGATTTCGAGGGGCTCAAATCGAACCGCGTCTATGCGATGCTCGCCAAGTCGCCGGTCTTCGCCGAACTCGTCATCCATCCGCTCGCGCTCGCCTTTGCCGAGGCGGATTTGGGGCGGAGCTGCCTGCTCTCGGCCTGTCTCGCGATCAACCTCCAGCCGGGCGAAACCGTCCAACCCTGGCATTATGACGACAGCCATTTGCGGGTCGACCGGCCGCGCGATTCTTTCGGCGTCAGCACCTTCTGGGCGATCGATCCGATGACCGAGGACAATGGCGCGACCGAGCTTCTGCCCGGCAGCCATGAATGGCCGGAGAACAGCATCGACGGCGCGAACACGGCCGCGGACTTCGCCAATACCGAGGTCCGCGATGTGGACGACGATCCCGGTGCGCGGGACGATGCGATCAAGGCGATGATGCCGGCGGGGTCGCTGATGGTGACGAAGGGAACGCTCTGGCATCGCGGCGGAGCGAACCGGTCGGGCGCACCGCGGCTGATCGTCACCCCGCAATATTGCCCGGGCTGGGCGCGGCAGCTCGAGAACATGGCGATGACGATGACGCCCGAACAGGCGGCGACGCTGCCCGAGCGCGCGCGCGAACTGATCGGCTATTCGATCCACCCGCCGTTCATGGGTTATGTCGACGGCATGCACCCGAACCGGGTATTGGAAGGGGAGAATCGGCAAGGAGCATAA
- a CDS encoding ATP-binding protein: MTDDALSRIADALDRIAPLPGTPADPLADPAYVWRGDRLHAAQHFLPLPLALLTGIDTQKEAVLENSRRLARGAAAHDILLWGSRGSGKSMLAKSAIAALQADGDNLALVEVAPDRLDSLPDLFALLAPVDRAFVLFIDDIGFDGDAVAARALRSLLEGGAEARPANMRLYVTSNRRHIVPRSMAEQDDPVNPRDARDDSLALSDRFGLSLGFHAASQPDYLAMVAAYAAHFDLAFDETDAIGWATRRGGRSGRVAWQYVVELAGRAGRSLG; the protein is encoded by the coding sequence ATGACCGACGACGCCCTTTCCCGGATCGCCGACGCGCTGGATCGGATCGCCCCGCTGCCCGGCACGCCCGCCGATCCGCTGGCCGATCCCGCCTATGTCTGGCGCGGCGACCGGCTCCATGCCGCGCAGCATTTCTTGCCGCTGCCGCTTGCGCTGCTGACCGGGATAGACACGCAGAAAGAGGCCGTGCTCGAGAATAGCCGCCGGCTCGCGCGCGGCGCGGCGGCGCACGACATCCTGCTCTGGGGTTCGCGCGGTTCGGGCAAATCGATGCTCGCCAAGAGCGCAATCGCGGCGTTGCAGGCGGACGGCGACAATCTCGCCTTGGTCGAGGTCGCGCCCGACCGGCTCGACAGCCTCCCGGACCTGTTCGCGCTGCTCGCCCCGGTGGATCGCGCTTTCGTCCTGTTTATAGACGATATCGGTTTCGACGGCGATGCGGTTGCCGCCCGGGCGCTGCGCTCGCTGCTCGAGGGCGGGGCCGAGGCGCGGCCGGCCAATATGCGGCTCTACGTCACCTCGAACCGCCGCCATATCGTGCCACGCTCGATGGCCGAGCAGGACGATCCGGTGAACCCGCGCGACGCGCGCGACGACAGCCTCGCGCTCTCCGACCGGTTCGGTCTCAGCCTGGGCTTCCATGCGGCGAGCCAGCCCGATTATCTGGCGATGGTCGCGGCCTATGCCGCCCATTTCGATCTCGCCTTCGACGAAACCGATGCGATCGGCTGGGCGACCCGGCGCGGCGGCCGTTCGGGCAGGGTGGCATGGCAATATGTGGTGGAACTGGCGGGCCGCGCGGGGCGTTCGCTCGGTTAG
- a CDS encoding TIGR03013 family XrtA/PEP-CTERM system glycosyltransferase, with product MIRLFKHYVPNAVLLLGIMDFILLLVAAELGWIYRLSQIGSIPEPATTRIPELLAFAVALEIAMIAVGVYGIEALNSLRFALARLLVAISIGIICLSAIFFLVPDLSLWRSNLFYSMIISTALLFGMRILLGKTLGGTAFKRRLVVLGAGSRARRIKELAKDPGSGFVVVGYIAMNDGAQEIPEAINRDAIYNLADHVVLLNASEVVLALEERRNALPLDDLLRIKTTGVHVNDLSTFLERETGRVDLDSVNPSWLIFSDGFSSGRRISSALKRLFDIAASAALLVVTAPVILLTAIAIKLESRGPAFFRQKRVGQYGQEFELIKLRSMRDDAEKEGEAVWAQKNDPRVTRVGKFIRMIRIDELPQAWTVLKGEMSFVGPRPERKQFVDDLATKMPYYAERHMVKPGITGWAQVNYPYGASLEDARHKLEYDLYYAKNYTPFLDLLILLQTVRVVIWPEGAR from the coding sequence GTGATCAGGCTGTTCAAACATTATGTGCCTAATGCGGTGCTGCTGCTGGGCATCATGGATTTCATCCTGCTGCTCGTCGCGGCGGAACTCGGCTGGATCTACCGGCTGAGCCAGATCGGCAGCATCCCGGAGCCGGCGACGACGCGGATTCCCGAATTGCTAGCCTTTGCCGTTGCGCTGGAAATCGCGATGATCGCAGTCGGCGTATACGGGATCGAGGCACTCAACTCGCTGCGCTTCGCGCTGGCGCGACTGCTCGTCGCCATTTCGATCGGCATCATCTGCCTATCGGCGATTTTCTTCCTCGTCCCCGATCTCTCGCTCTGGCGGTCGAACCTTTTCTATTCGATGATCATCTCGACGGCGCTGCTGTTCGGGATGCGGATATTGCTCGGCAAGACGCTGGGCGGCACCGCGTTCAAGCGGCGGCTGGTCGTGCTCGGTGCCGGCAGCCGCGCCCGGCGGATCAAGGAACTCGCAAAGGATCCGGGCTCGGGCTTCGTCGTCGTCGGCTATATCGCGATGAACGACGGGGCGCAGGAAATCCCCGAGGCGATCAACCGCGATGCGATCTACAATCTCGCCGACCATGTCGTGCTGCTCAACGCGTCGGAAGTCGTGCTGGCGCTCGAGGAACGGCGCAACGCGCTGCCGCTCGACGACCTGCTCCGGATCAAGACTACCGGCGTCCATGTCAACGACCTCTCGACCTTTCTCGAACGCGAGACGGGCCGCGTCGATCTCGACAGCGTCAATCCGAGCTGGCTGATCTTCTCCGACGGCTTTTCGAGCGGACGGCGCATCTCGAGCGCGCTCAAGCGCCTGTTCGATATCGCCGCGAGCGCGGCGCTCCTCGTCGTTACCGCGCCGGTCATCCTGCTGACCGCGATCGCGATCAAGCTGGAAAGCCGCGGCCCGGCCTTTTTCCGGCAGAAACGCGTGGGCCAATACGGCCAGGAGTTCGAGCTCATCAAATTGCGTTCGATGCGCGACGATGCGGAAAAGGAAGGCGAAGCCGTCTGGGCGCAGAAGAACGATCCGCGGGTGACCCGGGTCGGCAAATTCATCCGCATGATCCGGATCGACGAACTGCCCCAGGCCTGGACCGTGCTGAAGGGCGAGATGAGCTTCGTCGGCCCGCGGCCCGAGCGCAAGCAGTTCGTCGACGATCTGGCGACCAAGATGCCCTATTATGCCGAACGGCACATGGTGAAGCCGGGGATCACCGGCTGGGCGCAGGTCAACTATCCCTATGGCGCGAGCCTCGAGGATGCGCGGCACAAGCTCGAATACGACCTCTATTATGCGAAAAACTACACGCCGTTTCTCGACCTGCTGATCCTGCTCCAGACGGTGCGGGTCGTTATCTGGCCGGAAGGCGCGCGCTGA
- the prsR gene encoding PEP-CTERM-box response regulator transcription factor — MADKKPVLLIIEDDEGLQRQLRWAYEDYEVVVAGDRETAIDMLRQHEPAVVTLDLGLPPDPDGTSEGFATLEQIQTLKPDTKIIIASGHGARESALRAISSGAYDFYQKPVDIDDLGLIVARAFQLHAIERENERLASRVGGGDDTVLGGMITAAPEMLKVARTIERVASADVSVMLLGASGTGKELLARGLHDEGPRADKPFVAINCAAIPENLLEAELFGYEKGAFTGAVKTTEGKIELAEGGTLFLDEVGDIPLPLQVKLLRFLQERVVERIGGRKTIPVDVRIVCATHQDLDTMIAEKSFRDDLYYRLAEIVVTIPSLAERPGDATLLARHFLRKYAGEMNSPVKGFAPEALAAIEGWSWPGNVRELENRVKRAAIMADGKLVSASDLDFEGDEEDEPLNLKAVREIADRKAIRLALSRSENNISQAAKLLGISRPTLYDLLKQYDLSP, encoded by the coding sequence GTGGCCGACAAGAAACCCGTTCTCCTGATCATCGAAGACGATGAAGGGCTCCAGCGTCAGCTGCGCTGGGCCTATGAAGACTATGAGGTCGTCGTGGCCGGAGACCGCGAAACCGCGATCGACATGCTGCGCCAGCATGAACCCGCTGTCGTCACGCTCGATCTCGGCCTGCCGCCCGATCCCGACGGAACGAGCGAAGGCTTTGCCACGCTCGAGCAGATCCAGACGCTCAAGCCCGATACCAAGATCATCATCGCGTCCGGGCATGGAGCCCGCGAAAGCGCCCTCCGCGCCATATCGAGCGGGGCCTATGACTTCTACCAGAAGCCGGTCGATATCGACGATCTCGGCCTGATCGTCGCGCGTGCCTTCCAGCTCCACGCGATCGAGCGCGAGAATGAACGGCTGGCCAGCCGGGTCGGCGGCGGCGACGATACGGTGCTGGGCGGCATGATCACGGCCGCGCCCGAAATGCTGAAAGTCGCGCGGACGATCGAGCGCGTCGCCTCGGCCGATGTGTCGGTCATGCTGCTGGGCGCGAGCGGCACCGGCAAGGAACTGCTCGCCCGCGGGCTGCACGACGAGGGCCCGCGCGCCGACAAGCCGTTCGTCGCGATCAACTGCGCGGCGATCCCGGAAAACCTGCTCGAGGCGGAGCTGTTCGGCTATGAGAAGGGCGCCTTCACCGGGGCGGTGAAGACGACCGAAGGCAAGATCGAACTGGCCGAGGGCGGCACGCTGTTCCTCGACGAGGTCGGCGACATCCCGCTGCCGCTCCAGGTAAAGTTGCTGCGCTTCCTGCAGGAGCGCGTCGTCGAACGGATCGGCGGGCGCAAGACGATCCCGGTCGATGTCCGTATCGTCTGCGCCACGCATCAGGATCTCGACACGATGATCGCCGAGAAAAGCTTTCGCGACGATCTCTACTACCGGCTCGCCGAGATCGTCGTCACCATTCCCTCGCTGGCCGAACGGCCGGGCGACGCGACCTTGCTGGCCCGGCATTTCCTGCGCAAATATGCGGGCGAGATGAACTCGCCGGTCAAGGGGTTCGCGCCCGAGGCGCTGGCCGCGATCGAGGGATGGTCCTGGCCGGGCAATGTGCGCGAACTCGAAAATCGCGTGAAGCGCGCCGCGATCATGGCCGATGGCAAGCTGGTCAGCGCATCCGATCTCGATTTCGAAGGGGATGAGGAAGACGAACCGCTGAACCTCAAGGCGGTGCGCGAGATTGCCGACCGCAAGGCTATCCGGCTCGCCTTGTCGCGCTCGGAAAACAATATCTCGCAGGCCGCGAAGCTGCTCGGGATCAGCCGCCCGACGCTCTACGACCTGCTCAAGCAATATGATCTGAGCCCGTGA
- a CDS encoding tetratricopeptide repeat protein → MSRRRRKRPSRPARKPVPFRTIIGLGAGIVLVLAVGALLLMRGSDPAGAYARAEAYEATGDLRAARVEAMNAVDHASDNEAAWRLLARTQLALGDGGAARTTIERARNAGVPPERTRHLMAEAVLLAGDAEGALGETENVVIAPEFFAAAVRVRGRAFQALGRTAAAAEAFTMAIEDDSESAGLWVDIARFRLVNGEQAGAIDAVNEALTVDPADIEALILKGRMVRDQYGLVASLAWFDRALEVDDRNIEALLERAATLGEIGRMTEMLETTRRVLAFEPGNAQALYLQAVMAARARNYPLARRLISLTGGALDRAPAMLLLQAGLDYRAQNYEAAIRRLNRLLEIQPANHAAVRLLGAAKFHAGDMPAAIAALAPLADRPDADSYVLTLIGRAWEREGDFDRAAPYLARAARPARTGLTPLGAPPEDAAALALIERDARQEGGARAEVELIRAYLALGRTGDALARAERLRTANLGAPDAHLIYGDALGAVGRYGDAAAAYATAANIRFSERAALGMFEALQRVGQPEEALRVLTLFRQQNPRNIATGLVSAQLNLQAGRWPQAAAILEQLRRRIGDRDAAILANLAWARYEMGEAERATALARRAYLLLPMNASTSEIYGWILADSGADRTLGLELLEKARSLAPDDPQIAERLVEARSRAG, encoded by the coding sequence GTGAGCAGGCGGCGGCGCAAACGGCCATCGCGCCCCGCCCGCAAGCCCGTCCCGTTCCGGACGATAATCGGGCTGGGTGCCGGGATCGTGCTGGTGCTAGCGGTCGGTGCGCTGCTGCTGATGCGCGGCAGCGACCCGGCTGGCGCCTATGCGCGGGCCGAGGCCTATGAAGCGACCGGCGATCTGCGCGCGGCCCGGGTCGAGGCGATGAACGCCGTCGATCATGCATCGGACAACGAGGCGGCATGGCGGTTGCTGGCGCGAACCCAGCTCGCGCTCGGCGATGGCGGTGCGGCGCGCACGACGATCGAGCGTGCGCGCAATGCCGGCGTCCCGCCCGAGCGGACGCGCCACCTGATGGCCGAGGCCGTGCTTCTCGCCGGCGATGCCGAGGGTGCGCTGGGCGAGACCGAAAATGTCGTGATCGCGCCCGAATTCTTCGCCGCCGCGGTGCGGGTGCGCGGCCGGGCCTTCCAGGCGCTGGGGCGCACGGCCGCAGCCGCGGAGGCTTTCACGATGGCGATCGAGGACGATTCCGAAAGCGCCGGCCTGTGGGTTGACATCGCCCGGTTCCGTCTGGTCAACGGCGAACAGGCGGGTGCGATCGATGCCGTGAACGAAGCGCTCACCGTCGATCCCGCCGATATCGAGGCGCTGATCCTCAAGGGCCGGATGGTCCGCGATCAATACGGCCTCGTCGCCAGCCTCGCCTGGTTCGACCGGGCTCTCGAGGTCGACGACCGCAATATCGAAGCGCTGCTCGAACGGGCGGCGACCCTGGGCGAGATCGGCCGGATGACGGAGATGCTGGAGACGACGCGCCGGGTGCTGGCGTTCGAGCCCGGCAATGCACAGGCGCTGTACCTGCAGGCTGTAATGGCCGCGCGGGCGCGCAATTATCCGCTGGCACGGCGGTTGATCTCGCTGACCGGCGGCGCGCTGGACCGAGCGCCGGCCATGTTGCTGCTGCAGGCCGGTCTCGATTATCGCGCGCAGAATTACGAAGCCGCGATCCGGCGGCTCAATCGGCTGCTCGAAATCCAGCCGGCCAACCATGCCGCGGTTCGCCTGCTCGGCGCGGCCAAATTCCATGCCGGCGACATGCCCGCGGCGATCGCGGCACTGGCGCCGCTGGCGGACCGGCCCGATGCGGACAGCTATGTGCTGACCCTGATCGGGCGAGCCTGGGAACGGGAGGGCGACTTCGATCGCGCCGCACCCTATCTGGCGCGCGCCGCGCGCCCGGCGCGCACCGGGCTCACGCCGCTCGGCGCGCCGCCCGAGGATGCCGCGGCCCTCGCGCTGATCGAGCGCGATGCAAGGCAAGAGGGCGGGGCCCGGGCCGAGGTCGAGCTGATCCGCGCCTATCTCGCGCTCGGGCGAACGGGCGATGCGCTCGCGCGCGCGGAGCGGCTGCGCACCGCCAATCTCGGCGCGCCCGATGCGCATCTGATCTATGGCGATGCGCTGGGCGCGGTCGGCCGCTATGGCGACGCGGCGGCGGCCTATGCGACGGCCGCCAATATCCGCTTTTCCGAACGCGCCGCGCTCGGCATGTTCGAGGCGCTGCAGCGCGTCGGCCAGCCCGAAGAGGCGCTGCGCGTGCTGACCCTGTTCCGCCAGCAGAATCCGCGCAACATCGCGACCGGCCTCGTTTCGGCGCAGCTCAACCTGCAGGCCGGCCGCTGGCCGCAGGCCGCCGCGATCCTCGAACAGCTCAGGCGGCGCATCGGCGATCGCGATGCCGCGATCCTCGCCAACCTCGCCTGGGCGCGATACGAGATGGGGGAAGCCGAGCGTGCGACGGCGCTGGCCCGCCGCGCCTATCTGCTGCTCCCGATGAACGCGTCGACGAGCGAGATTTACGGCTGGATTCTCGCGGACAGCGGTGCGGACCGGACGCTCGGTCTCGAACTGCTCGAAAAGGCGCGGTCGCTGGCGCCGGACGACCCGCAGATCGCCGAACGATTAGTGGAGGCACGGTCGCGGGCCGGATAG
- the prsK gene encoding XrtA/PEP-CTERM system histidine kinase PrsK, giving the protein MIAQAGIWSHAIAAVLFGALALWQFASQERRAVMAILGVAFLLTAIWAALASVTAPHSILSGLGETARNLGFLTFMFVLLQRGLGEDRRPFIGLIYVALFSVALLQVMINGALGVLTASEELQTLAYESTVILDLCFAIGALLLVHALYTSAAPETRWGIRLTMIAITAMWAYDLNLYTLAWLTGRPPVELLALRGVLMIGLVPTFLLATRRNAELKMKLSRKVTFRSLSLLAIAGYFLAMFFASQLIDLVAGSSAALVQVAFVFLLSVGAVVLLPSKRVRGWLRVKVAKHLFEHRYDYRAEWIRFNHTLAQSGADAGPLDVRVVQALAEITEAQGGLLLPRNAQGQLQPGARWNWDELSGVRATTDRALGDWLEASGHIAELDPLRGGKHGNPLEIATLVPRWMIDAPDAWVLAPLIHRDRLVAAILLKRPRVDRTLDWEDLDLLRIVGRQAASYLAESHSQDALAEARRFDEFNRRFAFILHDIKNLVSQLSLVARNAERHADNPEFRADMIATLQDSVGKMNDLLARLAPKERSRSVAPRPVGLRKLAEQIAAQKGDAHPIRLAAGSGCRALADPFRLETALTHLVQNAIDASPPDAPVWLAVGGDGAEVWIAVEDSGEGMDPAFVRDKLFRPFSTSKTGGFGIGAFEARSLVAEMNGRVDVDSRPGEGTRFTITLPAADRAVMADKDRETA; this is encoded by the coding sequence ATGATCGCGCAAGCCGGCATCTGGAGCCATGCGATCGCGGCCGTGCTGTTCGGCGCTCTCGCCCTGTGGCAGTTCGCCAGCCAAGAGCGCCGCGCGGTTATGGCGATCCTCGGCGTTGCCTTCCTGCTGACCGCCATATGGGCGGCGCTCGCATCGGTCACCGCGCCTCATTCGATCCTTTCCGGACTCGGCGAGACGGCCCGCAATCTGGGCTTTTTGACCTTCATGTTCGTTCTGCTGCAGCGGGGGCTTGGCGAAGACCGGCGGCCCTTTATCGGGCTCATCTATGTCGCACTGTTCTCGGTCGCCCTGCTCCAGGTCATGATCAACGGCGCGCTCGGCGTGCTGACAGCCAGCGAGGAGTTGCAGACGCTCGCATACGAATCGACCGTCATTCTCGATCTGTGTTTCGCAATCGGGGCGCTTCTCCTCGTCCATGCGCTCTATACTTCGGCCGCGCCGGAAACCCGCTGGGGCATTCGCCTGACGATGATCGCGATCACCGCCATGTGGGCCTATGACCTCAACCTCTACACGCTCGCCTGGCTGACCGGCCGGCCGCCTGTCGAACTGCTGGCGTTGCGCGGCGTCCTGATGATCGGGCTGGTCCCGACCTTCCTCCTCGCCACGCGTCGCAATGCGGAACTCAAGATGAAGCTCTCGCGCAAGGTGACCTTCCGCTCGCTCTCGCTGCTCGCCATCGCCGGCTATTTCCTGGCGATGTTCTTCGCCAGCCAGCTGATCGATCTGGTCGCGGGAAGCAGCGCCGCGCTCGTCCAGGTCGCGTTCGTCTTCCTGCTGTCGGTCGGCGCGGTCGTGCTGCTGCCGTCGAAGCGGGTGCGGGGCTGGTTGCGGGTCAAGGTCGCCAAGCATCTGTTCGAGCATCGTTACGATTACCGGGCGGAATGGATCCGGTTCAATCACACGCTCGCTCAATCCGGCGCCGATGCCGGTCCGCTCGACGTTCGCGTGGTGCAGGCGCTTGCCGAAATCACCGAAGCGCAGGGCGGCCTGCTCCTGCCGCGCAATGCGCAGGGACAGTTGCAGCCCGGGGCGCGCTGGAACTGGGACGAACTGTCCGGGGTCCGGGCGACCACGGATCGCGCGCTGGGCGACTGGCTCGAGGCCAGCGGGCATATCGCCGAACTCGATCCGCTGCGCGGCGGCAAGCATGGCAACCCGCTGGAAATCGCGACGCTCGTGCCGCGCTGGATGATCGACGCGCCGGATGCCTGGGTCTTGGCGCCGCTGATCCATCGCGACCGGCTCGTCGCCGCGATTCTGCTGAAACGCCCGCGGGTCGACCGGACGCTCGACTGGGAGGATCTCGATCTGCTCCGGATCGTCGGCCGGCAGGCGGCTAGCTATCTCGCCGAATCGCACAGCCAGGATGCGCTCGCCGAGGCGCGGCGCTTCGATGAGTTCAACCGCCGCTTTGCCTTCATCCTCCACGATATCAAGAATCTGGTCAGCCAGCTCAGCCTCGTCGCGCGCAATGCCGAGCGCCATGCCGACAATCCCGAATTTCGCGCCGACATGATCGCCACCTTGCAGGATTCGGTCGGCAAGATGAACGATCTGCTCGCCCGGCTCGCACCCAAGGAGCGCAGCCGCAGCGTGGCGCCGCGTCCCGTCGGTCTCAGGAAGCTGGCCGAACAGATTGCCGCGCAGAAGGGCGATGCGCATCCGATCCGCCTGGCGGCCGGGTCCGGGTGCCGGGCGCTGGCCGATCCGTTCCGGCTCGAAACCGCACTGACCCATCTCGTCCAGAATGCGATCGATGCCAGCCCGCCCGATGCGCCGGTCTGGCTGGCCGTCGGCGGCGACGGCGCGGAAGTATGGATCGCCGTCGAGGACAGCGGCGAAGGGATGGATCCGGCGTTCGTGCGCGACAAGCTGTTCCGCCCGTTCAGCACGTCCAAGACCGGCGGGTTCGGCATCGGGGCGTTCGAAGCGCGTTCGCTCGTCGCGGAGATGAACGGACGCGTCGACGTCGACAGCCGGCCGGGCGAAGGCACGCGCTTCACGATCACCCTGCCTGCCGCCGATAGGGCGGTCATGGCGGACAAAGACAGAGAGACCGCATAG
- a CDS encoding SDR family NAD(P)-dependent oxidoreductase, producing the protein MAGSAIVLGVGAENGLGAAIARRFAKAGLHVIASGRTQEKLDAVIDTIKADGGSAEARVADATDAAQVETLFADVAANGPIDAVIHNVGNNAIIPFEELTAERFERFWRVCCLAGMLTAKAAMPILAAQGHGSLLFTGASASLRGKPDFAHFAAAKAGLRMLAQSLAREYGSQGVHVGHVIVDGVIDGEMVRSIAPEYLDRLGDDGGLDPDAIAENYWHLHAQPRSAWTHELDLRPFRENW; encoded by the coding sequence ATGGCGGGATCGGCAATCGTATTGGGCGTGGGTGCGGAAAACGGACTGGGCGCCGCGATCGCCCGCCGTTTCGCGAAGGCCGGTCTCCATGTGATCGCCTCGGGCCGGACGCAGGAAAAGCTCGACGCCGTCATCGATACGATCAAGGCCGATGGCGGCAGTGCCGAGGCGCGGGTCGCCGATGCCACGGACGCCGCGCAGGTCGAGACACTATTCGCCGACGTCGCCGCCAACGGACCGATCGATGCGGTCATTCACAATGTCGGTAACAATGCGATCATCCCGTTCGAAGAGCTGACGGCGGAACGGTTCGAGCGGTTCTGGCGGGTCTGCTGCCTCGCCGGCATGCTTACCGCCAAGGCGGCGATGCCGATCCTGGCCGCGCAGGGCCATGGCTCGCTGCTGTTCACCGGCGCCTCGGCGTCGCTGCGCGGCAAACCGGATTTCGCGCATTTCGCCGCGGCGAAGGCCGGCCTCAGAATGCTCGCCCAGTCTCTGGCGCGCGAATATGGGTCGCAGGGCGTCCATGTCGGCCATGTTATCGTCGATGGCGTGATCGACGGCGAAATGGTGCGCAGCATCGCTCCGGAATATCTCGATCGGCTTGGCGATGATGGCGGGCTCGACCCCGACGCGATCGCCGAAAATTACTGGCATCTGCACGCCCAGCCGCGTTCGGCCTGGACGCACGAGCTGGATTTGCGCCCGTTCAGGGAAAACTGGTAG
- a CDS encoding glutathione binding-like protein encodes MKLYYSPGACSLASHIALVESGRDFDAVKVDLSRHETENGQDFYGISKRGYVPVIETDEGVLTENPAVLAYLARYTDAAPEGRAWYKMLEWIGYVGSEIHGAYGPLFGNGGEAEKVNAKDEVARKFRVAVDILDRDDWLVADRPTVADNYLFVTTLWARKMGIDTPDWIADFRDRNLARDSVKKAMAAEGLG; translated from the coding sequence ATGAAACTCTATTACAGCCCCGGCGCCTGCAGCCTTGCGAGCCATATCGCGCTTGTCGAAAGCGGGCGGGACTTCGACGCCGTGAAAGTCGATCTGTCCCGGCACGAGACCGAAAATGGCCAGGATTTTTACGGGATCAGCAAGCGCGGTTATGTCCCGGTCATCGAGACCGATGAGGGCGTGCTGACCGAAAATCCGGCCGTTCTCGCCTATCTCGCGCGGTACACCGATGCCGCGCCCGAGGGCCGGGCCTGGTACAAGATGCTCGAATGGATCGGCTATGTCGGCTCGGAGATCCACGGCGCCTACGGCCCTCTGTTCGGCAATGGCGGCGAGGCCGAAAAGGTGAACGCGAAGGACGAGGTCGCGCGCAAATTCCGGGTCGCGGTGGATATTCTCGACCGGGACGACTGGCTCGTCGCCGACCGGCCGACCGTCGCCGACAATTATCTGTTCGTGACGACGCTCTGGGCGCGCAAGATGGGGATCGATACGCCTGACTGGATCGCCGATTTCCGCGACCGCAATCTCGCGCGCGACAGCGTGAAGAAAGCGATGGCGGCTGAGGGGCTCGGCTAG